Proteins from a genomic interval of Haemorhous mexicanus isolate bHaeMex1 chromosome Z, bHaeMex1.pri, whole genome shotgun sequence:
- the IER3IP1 gene encoding immediate early response 3-interacting protein 1, protein MAFTLYSLLQASLLIVNAVAVLHEERFLRHVGWGSDQGIGGFGEEPGIKAQLTNLIRSIRTVMRVPLIALNSITIILLLLFG, encoded by the exons ATGGCGTTCACGCTCTACTCGCTGCTGCAGGCCTCGCTCCTCATCGTCAATGCCGTGGCCGTGCTGCATGAGGAGCGCTTCCTCCGCCACG TTGGCTGGGGAAGCGATCAAGGGATTGGAGGATTTGGAGAGGAACCAGGAATTAAAGCACAGCTCACAAACCTCATTCGATCAATACGAACCGTTATGAGAG TGCCATTAATAGCCCTGAACTCCATCACAATCATTCTCCTCCTGTTGTTTGGCTGA